Below is a window of Agathobacter rectalis ATCC 33656 DNA.
ACAACCTTTTATTATTCGAAGAGTAATATTTCGTCTGTAAGCATACCCGATATACGGCCTGAAACTATCTGATTTTCAAGGTTTTCGTCAGTTTCCTTAGCGACCTTGACATATTCCTTAGTATATCCGACAAAGTATTCTTTATCACCGATTACGGCCTTTTCCTCAAAAAGCGCCTCCTCATTCTTTCCGATATAGAATTTCCTGAACTCCTTAGACATGTCATGACCGAGTGCTATGAGCTTTTCGCTTCGTGCCGCCTTAATCTGCTCATCTATCTGGTCAGGCATTACTGCTGCGCGGGTGCCTTTTCGCTTTGAGTACTTAAAGATATGCATCTCATAAAAATGTATATGCTCAAGATATGCCTTAGTCTGTTCAAACTCCTCCTCTGTCTCACCGGGAAATCCCACAATCACATCGGTTGTGATGGCCGGATGAACAAAATATTTACGCAAAAGCTCACAGCCTCTCTCGTACTCTTTAGTGGTATATTTTCTGTTCATCCTCTTAAGTGTTGCATCGCAGCCGCTCTGAAGCGACAGATGGAAATGAGGACATATTTTATCAAGCTTTGAAAGCTCGCTCGCAAAGTGCTCTGTCACAATCTTAGGCTCAAGTGACCCAAGCCTGATGCGCTCTATGCCCTTTACTGCGTTCACTGCCTGTATCAGCTCAAGAAGGCCTACAGCTTCCTCAAAATCCACACCGTATGAGCTTAGATGGATACCTGTCAGCACAACCTCCTTGAAGCCGTTTGCCGCGAGCCTTTCAACCTCTGCTATTACATTTTCAAACCTACGGCTTCTGACACGTCCTCTGGCATACGGAATGATACAATAGCTGCAAAACTGATTACAGCCGTCCTGCACCTTGATGAAGGCTCTCGTGTGCTCCTTTGTCTGGTCTATAAAGAGCTCCTCAAAATCATGCTTTCCGTCATTTATATCGTCCACGGTATCGTTTACACTGTCCAAAGAGTATTCCTCAAGCAGCCTTACAAGGTCATGCTTTCTGTCATTTCCGATGACTATGTCCACCGATAAGTCGTTTAATACCTCTTTTTCACTTGTCTGCACATAGCAGCCGGCTGCCACAACTATTGAGTCCGGATTATTTTTCTTTGCCTTGTGAAGCATCTGTCTGGATTTTCTGTCAGCCATGTTGGTGACTGAGCATGTATTTATGACATACACATCAGCTTTTTGTGTGAATGGAACTATCTCATAGCCCGCCTCCTCAAGCAGATGCTGCATGGCCTCTGTCTCATATGCATTTACTTTACATCCTAAATTATGTAAGGCTGCTTTTTTCATTTTATTTTTTTACTCCTATTTAATTGACTTTTCCTTAAAAAACTATTACTATCTATATGACAGTAGTTATTTAAGGAGGTTTTCAATATGAAAACAGTACAGATTTCATTAAATTCCATTGGGAAAGTAAAATCATTCGTTAACGCTATTACTCAGTTTGATTTCGATTTTGATTTAATATCGGGCAGATATGTCATTGATGCTAAATCAATTATGGGTATCTTCAGCCTAGACCTCTCTAAGCCAATAGAGCTCGCTATACATACAGAAACCGGACTTGACGAGATTATGGAAGTATTAAAGCCATATATCATCGACGAAGCCAAGTAATACAGACACAATGATTTGATTAATTAGGACCTGAAGCTCAGGTCCTTTTTATTTTGCTCTAAGGTGGCACTGATTACTCAGCATCCACCATAATCACTTCTGTAGTATCTATAGCTGTCTTCATAAGCTCATCTATCACATCGTTAAGTCTTTCCTCAGACTTCTTAATCCTGTTTATATTCGGCTTTGTAACAGGATGCTTTGCTACGAAAATAGTACAACAGTCCTCATACGGAAGAATCGATGTCTCATAGGTATCAATTTTGTTTGATATATCAATGATATCATTCTTGTCCATGGCAATGAGAGGTCTGTATACAGGCATATGGCACACCTCGTTTGTTGCAGCAAGTGACTGCATTGTCTGGCTTGCAACCTGTCCGATGCTCTCACCTGTGATAAGGCCTAAGCATTTATCCTCATCGGCAAAGTGCTCTGCTATCTTCATCATGTATCTGCGCATGATGATGGTCAGCTCATCATGAGGACATTTCTCATATATGGCAAGCTGTATATCGGTAAAATTGACAACATGCAGCTTTATCCTGCCCGAATATCTGGCAACCTTCTTTGCAAGGTCTACAACCTTCTGCTTTGCTCTCTCACTCGTATATGGCGGTGCATGGAAATATGTGGCATTGATTACCACGCCTCGCTTTGCAATCATGTATCCTGCAACCGGGCTGTCGATTCCACCTGAGAGAAGAAGCATTGCCTTTCCTGCTGTGCCAAGCGGCATACCGCCCGGTCCGGGAATCTCCTCTGAATAAATATTTATCATAGGTCTGATCTCGATATTGATCATAACCTGTGGATTATGAACATCTACCCTTGTCTCAGGAAATGCCTCTAGCACCTTTTCACCGACTGCAGCATTTATCTCCATGGAGGTCATCGGATAGTTCTTTCTGGCACGTCTCGCATTTACCTTGAAGGTAAAGCTCTTATCCTTGTATACATGGTTGATATGCTCGATAACTGCTTCACAGAGCTTGTCAAAGCCCTCATCCTCATGCAGCTCAACCGGACAGATACCCACGATACCAAAAATTCTTGACAATGTGGCAACTGTCTCGTCATAATCATAGTCTCCGTCTGTCTCAACGTACACACGTCCGCTTTCCTTTCTTACCTCGAAGCTTCCATCCACATTGCGAAGCTGATATTTGATATTCTTAACGAGCGCGTCTTCAAAAATGTATCTGTTTTTGCCCTTTATCGCAATCTCAGCATACTTGATCAAAAATGTCTTGTACATGTAACTCTCCTGTTCTGGTTTTATTTATTGGTTTTATTTATTATTTTTAATTACTTAATATTTCATTGTATGCGTAACTTTTTTAGCCCTTCATGGTTACCGGCTATGCTAATACCTGCGATCTCTTTGCAGCTCATTAGCGCCTTGTATATCTTCGCAGCATTGGTATCACCTCTGCCATAACTGATACAGCGTAATCAATTTCCTCCTGTGTGGTATTCACGCAAAAGCTGAATCTGATCGTGGAATCCAAAAGTGACGGCTTAAGCCCTATGCTCTTTAGTGTTGAACTGATTGCCGGTTTGTTTGATGAACATGCACTTCCTGCAGACACATATATCTGCCTGTCCTCAAGAGTATGAAGCATAACCTCCGCTCTCACACCATCTACGCTCACGCTTACCACATGAGGTGCATTTGTATGGTCTATGCGTCCGTTTACCGATACTCCGTCAATACGCTGCACTGACTCTATAAAATGATCCCTAAGCTCATACATATGTGCTATTTTTTTATCAAAATCCGTGTAAATTTCCTCTGCTGCCACTCCAAGACCTGCATATGCAGGAACATTTTCCGTACCTGAGCGCATGCCCTTCTGTTGGCCGCCTCCGTATATAATCGGCTTGATTTTAGTCTTGTCCTTTATATATAAAAATCCGCTGCCCTTTGGTCCGTGAATCTTGTGTCCACTGACTGAAAGCATGTCTATATTCATGCGCTTTGGTCTGATTTCAAGCTTGCCGTAGGACTGTATGGCATCCACATGAAAAAGTGCGGCAGGATTTTTCTCTTTTATAGCTGCTCCCGCCTCCTCAATCGGCATGACTGCGCCAATCTCATTGTTTACATGCATAAGCGATACAAGAATTGTATCCTCCCTTACAGCATTTTTCAGCTCTTCAACACTTATCACGCCGTCATGGTTTACAGGCAGATATGTGATTTCAAAGCCCTGCTCCTCCAGAAACTGCATCACAGACAAAACCGATGCGTGCTCTACAGAAGATGTGATGATATGCCTTCCTGCACGCTTATTGGCCATTGCAGCACCTATTATTGCAGTATTATTCGACTCTGTGCCGCCGGATGTAAATAGTATCTCCTTGTCCTGCACCCTGAGTGTCTTTGCAATCTTTTTCTTAGCATCATTAATATAATTTTCTGCCTCAACGCCCTTCATATGAAGTGATGAAGGATTACCGTAATCCTCTGTAAGCAGCTTATAAACTATATCTGCCGCTGCTTTTGAACATCTGGTTGTGGCAGAATTATCCAAATATGCTTCCATTTTTGCTCCTAACTTCTACTTCTTAACTGTTAAGTATCTCTATTGTCTATACATCCAAATTGTATACAAGCATGGCAAGTGCAGCAAGTCCTGCTGTCTCCGTGCGTAAAATCCTGCGTCCCAAGCTTATTCTGTGCATTGTAGCATGCTCATCCACAAGTGCTATCTCCTCCGGTGCAAAGCCGCCCTCAGGACCCACGACAACACCGATAGTCTGACCAGCCTTAAGCTGCCCCATTATCTCTCTTGTCGCATCCATGCCACGCTCATTCTCATATGGCACCAGCGTGCTGTCAAGCTCTGAAGCGATTTTCAAAGCTTCCTTGTATGTAACCGGCTGCTTCACAGTGGGAATCACAGTGCGCTTTGACTGCTTTGCTGCGCTCTCAGCAATAGCCTGCCATCTCTGCAGCTTTTTTGCTGCCTTTTTTTCATCCAGCTTTACCACACAGTTTTTCATGGCAACCGGTACTATCTCAGATACACCAAGCTCCACAGCCTTTTGAATAATAAGCTCCATCTTATCGCCCTTTGGCAGCCCCTGATACAGCACGATGTGATTGTCAAGCTCTGTGCCTGTCTCATCTGCACTGTCAATAGCTGCGATGACCTCATCATCCAGAACCGATGATATGTGACAGAAATATGCCTGTCCGGATTTTGAGCTTACTCTTATTTTTTCCCCGTTTTTCATGCGCAGTACATTCTTTATGTGATTTACGTCACCTCCGGTGATTGAGATGCTGTCAGAATGAACCTGCTCTTCCTCTACAAAAAACTGATACATAATCCACCAAACTATTTAGTCAGCTTCTGCGCAGTGATATTGACCCATTCACCCTGATGATTGATTTCTATCACCTTAAGCCCCGCTGCTTCGATAGCCTCTTTAACTTCATTTTCCTTGAAATCTATGATACCCGATGTGATGAAATATCCGCCTTCCTTTAACCTGTCAGGAATAACAGGTGCCATAGGAATGATGACATCAGCAAGGATATTTGCAACAACGATATCATATTTTTCTGTACCGACCTTCTTTTGAAGCTCTGTATCATCTATGAGATTGCCGACATAAAACGTGCCAAGCTTCTCATCCAGATGATTGACCTGCATATTGTCACGCGTAGAAATCATGCAGTCAGCATCAAGGTCAGTACCTACAACCTCCTTTGCACCAAGCTTTAAAGCTACAATTGAAAGGATTCCGCTTCCACAGCCCACATCAAGCACTGTAGGTGCTTCCTTTGCGCCCTCAATATACTTGATAAGCTGCTTGATACAAAGCTGTGTTGTCTCGTGCTTTCCTGTACCAAAGGAGATTCCCGGATCAATTTCTATCATAAATTTATCCGCATCCTCAGGCTTTACCTCTTCCCATGTAGGCTTAATCAATATATCACCGATTGTAAATGATGAAAAATACTTCTTCCAGTTATTAATCCAGTCGAGATCCTCTGTCTCAGATGACGAAATTACACCGCTTCCCACATCAACAGTATCTCTTAAATCCTCAAGTCCAAGCTTTACCTTTCTAAGCATATCTGACTGATCACTGCCATCATCCTCAATATAAAAGCTGACATGGCTTATGCCCTCATCCGGAGGCAGCTCCGGCAGAAAATCAATAAACATATCCGCCTGGTCCTCTTTGGTCAGGGGAATATTGTCCTCAATCTCGATTCCCTCGATACCAAGCTCCATAAGCATGCTGCTCATGAAATCCTCAGCCGCGGTTGTTGTCTCAATCGTGTATTTCTTCCACTTCATATAAAAATCCTCTCTTAATAAAATAGATATATAGTATAAATACAGTTTTATTTCAAAACATTTCCGTACATTTTACAAGGCAGTCATACGACTGCCTCCACAACTTATCTCATATAATACCATAAAAATGTGCTGTATAAAAGCCCCATTTTTTTATACGTAAAAATAGCCTAAAAAATGCCCCGCCACACATGGCGGGACATATATTATAGGACATCTATTACAGATCATCTATTTACAGATCGTCCAAAGACTCCTTGAGCTTATCCATAAATCCTTTTTTCTTTTTAGAATCAGTAGAAGCTCCGCCCTCCTTGGTCAGAGAACCGCCTGAAAGCTCATCAAACTTCTTAAGAGCCTCCTTAGCATCCTTAGACAGACCTGTAGGCGTATTGACAACAAGTGTGACATAATGGTCACCTCTTATTGCTTTATTTCTTGTTGAAGGAACACCCTTGCCCTTTAAGCGGATACGTGTACCTGTCTGTGTACCCGGTGCAACTGTGTATATAATATCTCCATCAACAGTCTTGATTCTTATATCTCCACCTAAGGCTGCAATAGCATACGAGATGGATGCCTTTGAAAAGATATTAACATCCTGACGCTCAAAATCCCTGCTGCCTGAAACAATAACTTCAACAAGAAGATCTCCACGCGGTCCGCCATTTATGCCCGGCTCGCCGTATTCACGTATTCTGACACACTGTCCATTATCTATACCGGCTGGAATCTCAACAGTCTTTCTGACCTTCTTGGTATTGTAGCCTGTACCGTGACATGTAGGACACTTATCCTTTACTACCTTGCCCGAACCACCGCAGGATGGACATGTTGTGACATTCTGCACTACACCAAACAGAGACTGACTCTGTCTGACAACCTTACCTGTACCATTACACTGGGTACATGTCTCAGGAGATGTGCCCGGCTTAGCTCCGTTGCCGCCACAGGTAGAGCATGTCTCCTTATAGTTGAATTCAAGCTCCTTTGTGCAGCCAAATATAGCTTCCTCAAAAGAAATTCTTACACTGAGACGGACATTTGCACCCTGTGCAGGACCATTTCTTCTGCCACTGCTTCTTCCACCTCCGAAGAAATCTCCGAAAATGTCACCAAAAATATCCCCATATCCATGCCTGAGAAATCAAAGCCACCGGCTCCGCCGCCTGTGCCATCAAATGCTGCATGACCGAACTGATCATACTGGCGTCTCTTATCCGGATCAGACAATACGGCATAGGCCTCCTGAGCCTCCTTAAACTTCTCCTCACACTCTTTATCACCCGGATGAATGTCAGGATGATATTTCTTTGCCTGCTGTCTGAAGGCTTTTTTAATCTCTGCATCTGTAGCGGTCTTAGATACTCCTAATACCTCATAATAATCTCTTTTTTCTGCCATAATTGAAAATTCCTTTTATTATACAACTAATTCGCAAGGCCGGCCAAGCGGCCAACCTTGCGAGTAATTTTACTTACGCAGCCATTATGATGCTTTGATTGATAACCCAAATTACAGGTCATTAATTCTCATATCATTATGGCAGCATCTGTTTAATTATACTTCCTTGAAATCTGCGTCGATGACATCATCATCTGCACCGTTTGAAGCGCCTGCATTCATATCAGGTCCTGCTGCTCCTGCTGCTCCTGCATTCATGTCAGGTCCTGCTCCTGCTGCTCCCTGCGCTGCCTGAGCCTGCTCATACATCTTTGCAAATACCTTCTGAGCACTCTGTGTGAGCTTCTCCTGTGCGGCCTTAAGCTCTGCAACATCAGCCTCTGTCATAGCCTCAGCCTCTTTATGTGCATCAAGGAATGACTTAACTGCTGCGATATCAGCCTCAACTGCTGACTTATCAGCGGCATCAACAGAATCTCCAACCTGCTTTAATGCATCCTCTGTCTGGAATACAAAGCTCTCAGCATCATTTCTTGCATCGATTGCTTCTTTTCTCTTCTTATCCTGTGCCTCAAACTCAGCAGCCTCTTTAACAGCCTTATCAATCTCATCATCAGACATATTAGATCCTGCTGTGATTGTGATGTGCTGCTCTTTTCCTGTTCCAAGATCCTTTGCAGACACATTTACGATACCATTTGCATCAATATCGAATGTAACCTCAATCTGTGGAACTCCACGACGTGCTGGTGGGATACCATCAAGTCTGAACTGTCCGAGTGATTTATTATCGCGGGCGAACTGTCTCTCACCCTGTACTACGTTGATATCAACGGCTGTCTGGTTATCAGCGGCTGTAGAGAATATCTGGCTCTTTCTTGTAGGAATAGTTGTATTTCTCTCGATAAGTCTTGTAGCAACACCACCCATTGTCTCGATTGAAAGAGAAAGTGGAGTAACATCAAGGAGAAGTACTTCGCCTGCACCGGCATCTCCTGCAAGCTTACCACCCTGGATAGAAGCACCGATTGCTACGCACTCATCAGGGTTAAGAGACTTGCTTGGCTCTTTTCCTGTCATCTGCTTTACCTTGTCCTGTACGGCCGGAATACGTGTAGAACCACCTACAAGTAATACCTGTCCAAGGTCTGCATTTGTAACGCCTGCATCCTTCATAGCGTTCTGTACAGGGATTGCTGTTCTCTCTACGAGGTCATGTGTCAGCTCATCGAATTTTGCTCTTGTAAGAGTCATATCGAAATGCTTTGGTCCCTCTGCTGTAGCTGTGATGAATGGAAGGTTGATGTTTGTAGTAGTAGCTGAAGACAGCTCCTTCTTTGCCTTCTCAGCAGCTTCCTTTAATCTCTGGAGTGCCATCTTGTCTGTAGAAAGATCAACACCCTCTGCCTTCTTGAACTCGTCAATCATCCACTGTGTTACCTTGTTATCGAAATCATCACCACCAAGGTGTGTATCACCGTTTGTAGATAATACTTCGATTACTCCGTCACCAATCTCGATGATAGATACATCAAATGTACCACCACCAAGGTCATAAACCATAATCTTCTGCTCTTTCTCATTGTCAAGACCATAAGCAAGTGCTGCTGCTGTAGGCTCGTTGATTATACGCTTTACATCAAGACCTGCAATCTTGCCGGCATCCTTTGTAGCCTGACGCTGAGCATCGTTGAAGTAAGCAGGTACTGTGATAACTGCCTCTGTAACCTTCTCACCAAGGTATCCCTCTGCATCAGCCTTTAACTTCTGAAGTACCATAGCTGAAATCTGCTGTGGGCTGTAGCTCTTGTCATCAATCTGCACCTTGTAATCTGTACCCATATGTCTCTTGATAGAAGAAATTGTCTTCTCAGC
It encodes the following:
- a CDS encoding cysteine desulfurase family protein, with amino-acid sequence MEAYLDNSATTRCSKAAADIVYKLLTEDYGNPSSLHMKGVEAENYINDAKKKIAKTLRVQDKEILFTSGGTESNNTAIIGAAMANKRAGRHIITSSVEHASVLSVMQFLEEQGFEITYLPVNHDGVISVEELKNAVREDTILVSLMHVNNEIGAVMPIEEAGAAIKEKNPAALFHVDAIQSYGKLEIRPKRMNIDMLSVSGHKIHGPKGSGFLYIKDKTKIKPIIYGGGQQKGMRSGTENVPAYAGLGVAAEEIYTDFDKKIAHMYELRDHFIESVQRIDGVSVNGRIDHTNAPHVVSVSVDGVRAEVMLHTLEDRQIYVSAGSACSSNKPAISSTLKSIGLKPSLLDSTIRFSFCVNTTQEEIDYAVSVMAEVIPMLRRYTRR
- the thiI gene encoding tRNA uracil 4-sulfurtransferase ThiI is translated as MYKTFLIKYAEIAIKGKNRYIFEDALVKNIKYQLRNVDGSFEVRKESGRVYVETDGDYDYDETVATLSRIFGIVGICPVELHEDEGFDKLCEAVIEHINHVYKDKSFTFKVNARRARKNYPMTSMEINAAVGEKVLEAFPETRVDVHNPQVMINIEIRPMINIYSEEIPGPGGMPLGTAGKAMLLLSGGIDSPVAGYMIAKRGVVINATYFHAPPYTSERAKQKVVDLAKKVARYSGRIKLHVVNFTDIQLAIYEKCPHDELTIIMRRYMMKIAEHFADEDKCLGLITGESIGQVASQTMQSLAATNEVCHMPVYRPLIAMDKNDIIDISNKIDTYETSILPYEDCCTIFVAKHPVTKPNINRIKKSEERLNDVIDELMKTAIDTTEVIMVDAE
- the prmA gene encoding 50S ribosomal protein L11 methyltransferase — protein: MKWKKYTIETTTAAEDFMSSMLMELGIEGIEIEDNIPLTKEDQADMFIDFLPELPPDEGISHVSFYIEDDGSDQSDMLRKVKLGLEDLRDTVDVGSGVISSSETEDLDWINNWKKYFSSFTIGDILIKPTWEEVKPEDADKFMIEIDPGISFGTGKHETTQLCIKQLIKYIEGAKEAPTVLDVGCGSGILSIVALKLGAKEVVGTDLDADCMISTRDNMQVNHLDEKLGTFYVGNLIDDTELQKKVGTEKYDIVVANILADVIIPMAPVIPDRLKEGGYFITSGIIDFKENEVKEAIEAAGLKVIEINHQGEWVNITAQKLTK
- the dnaK gene encoding molecular chaperone DnaK, with the translated sequence MGKIIGIDLGTTNSCVAVMEGGKPTVIANQEGARTTPSVVAFTKTGERLIGEPAKRQAVTNAEKTISSIKRHMGTDYKVQIDDKSYSPQQISAMVLQKLKADAEGYLGEKVTEAVITVPAYFNDAQRQATKDAGKIAGLDVKRIINEPTAAALAYGLDNEKEQKIMVYDLGGGTFDVSIIEIGDGVIEVLSTNGDTHLGGDDFDNKVTQWMIDEFKKAEGVDLSTDKMALQRLKEAAEKAKKELSSATTTNINLPFITATAEGPKHFDMTLTRAKFDELTHDLVERTAIPVQNAMKDAGVTNADLGQVLLVGGSTRIPAVQDKVKQMTGKEPSKSLNPDECVAIGASIQGGKLAGDAGAGEVLLLDVTPLSLSIETMGGVATRLIERNTTIPTRKSQIFSTAADNQTAVDINVVQGERQFARDNKSLGQFRLDGIPPARRGVPQIEVTFDIDANGIVNVSAKDLGTGKEQHITITAGSNMSDDEIDKAVKEAAEFEAQDKKRKEAIDARNDAESFVFQTEDALKQVGDSVDAADKSAVEADIAAVKSFLDAHKEAEAMTEADVAELKAAQEKLTQSAQKVFAKMYEQAQAAQGAAGAGPDMNAGAAGAAGPDMNAGASNGADDDVIDADFKEV
- a CDS encoding 16S rRNA (uracil(1498)-N(3))-methyltransferase, translated to MYQFFVEEEQVHSDSISITGGDVNHIKNVLRMKNGEKIRVSSKSGQAYFCHISSVLDDEVIAAIDSADETGTELDNHIVLYQGLPKGDKMELIIQKAVELGVSEIVPVAMKNCVVKLDEKKAAKKLQRWQAIAESAAKQSKRTVIPTVKQPVTYKEALKIASELDSTLVPYENERGMDATREIMGQLKAGQTIGVVVGPEGGFAPEEIALVDEHATMHRISLGRRILRTETAGLAALAMLVYNLDV
- the mtaB gene encoding tRNA (N(6)-L-threonylcarbamoyladenosine(37)-C(2))-methylthiotransferase MtaB, whose product is MKKAALHNLGCKVNAYETEAMQHLLEEAGYEIVPFTQKADVYVINTCSVTNMADRKSRQMLHKAKKNNPDSIVVAAGCYVQTSEKEVLNDLSVDIVIGNDRKHDLVRLLEEYSLDSVNDTVDDINDGKHDFEELFIDQTKEHTRAFIKVQDGCNQFCSYCIIPYARGRVRSRRFENVIAEVERLAANGFKEVVLTGIHLSSYGVDFEEAVGLLELIQAVNAVKGIERIRLGSLEPKIVTEHFASELSKLDKICPHFHLSLQSGCDATLKRMNRKYTTKEYERGCELLRKYFVHPAITTDVIVGFPGETEEEFEQTKAYLEHIHFYEMHIFKYSKRKGTRAAVMPDQIDEQIKAARSEKLIALGHDMSKEFRKFYIGKNEEALFEEKAVIGDKEYFVGYTKEYVKVAKETDENLENQIVSGRISGMLTDEILLFE
- a CDS encoding HPr family phosphocarrier protein, with translation MKTVQISLNSIGKVKSFVNAITQFDFDFDLISGRYVIDAKSIMGIFSLDLSKPIELAIHTETGLDEIMEVLKPYIIDEAK